The Bubalus kerabau isolate K-KA32 ecotype Philippines breed swamp buffalo chromosome 8, PCC_UOA_SB_1v2, whole genome shotgun sequence genomic sequence TGTTGGGTTCCATTGTATCTATTAGATTGTATgttagcagttttttttttttaagttttatgatTTTTCCTATATCACAGATGCTGGCAAGAACAATAGGAACTCTCatccattgctggtgggaatgcaaaatgtttCAACTcatgtggaagacagtttggcagtttcttataataaAACTAAGCATACTTTAATTATATACTCCAGTAGTCATGCTCTTTGGTATTTATCTAAATgacttgaaaacttatgtccacaaaGAAACCTGCACATGATGCTTTAATTGTAACTGCCAAAATCTGGAATCACCCAGGATGTCCATCAGtgggtaaatggataaagaatctaTAATACATTCATActcaagtgaagtcactcagtcatgtctgactctttgcgaccccatggactgtagcctgccaggctcctctgtccatgggattttccaggcaagaatactggagtgggttgccatttccttctccaggggatcttcccaacccagggaccgaacccgggtctcccgcattgtaggcagatgcttttaccgtctgagccaccagggaagtctctacatTCATACTAGTCAGAGCTAAAAAGatatgagctatcaagccatggaggaaacttaaatgcacattactaagtgaaagaagctaatgTGGAAAAGCTATATGCTGTATgcttccaactatatgacattctagcAAAGGCAAAActagggagaaaataaaaagatcactGGTTGCTAGGGGTATGGAGTAGAAGACAGGCAGCTTGAAGAgatgaacaggcagagcacagagggcgTATAGGCCAgtaaaaatattctgtatgataTTACAATGATGGATATATGCCATTTGTCCAAACCAGAGAATACACAACATCAAGAGTGAACTCGAAGCTAAACTAcggactttgggtgattatgatatGTCCATGTAGATTCATCCCTGTTAAAAAATGTACCACTctagtgagtgatgttgataatGCATAAGGTAATGCATGTGTGGGAGTAGGGAATATATGGGAAAAATCTCTGTAGTTCCCTCTTAATTTTgttataaacctaaaactgctctaaaaaatagtctttttaaaaaagattttttcctcATTCACTAAAGCTCTGAAGTGATAATTTTACCAGTCTTACCTATGACATATGAGATGATTAACACTACTAATTTCTAGACAGCAGTAAGTGaaaatctggagaagggaatggcaacccactccagtatttgtgcctggagaatcccatggacagaggagcctggtgggctatggtccacggggtcacaaagagtcggacacgactgaagtgacttagcacacacaagtgAAAACTATGTTCAAAGTAATTCAGGACTCAATCAAAAATACTGACAGTGTTTGAGAATAATTAGTGTGCACTAAAAATATCTCTTCTGTCATGTCATAATTTATGTAAGATCAAATATCATGGAATATTAGCACTTATATTCCATATGCCATTCAGTATACATGTATGTTAACtctgtcatagcaaacaccctcttccaacaacacgtcCATACCCGCAAACAcacataattttcttctttagctGAACATGTTtagcaagaaaataaatgaataactggCATTATTACAGCAGAAGACAAAACTACCCAACTGAGAGCTCCAAAACATTAGATAGTTCATATGCCTTTCTTGTTTATATGTGTTATGAATGaaactaatatttttcttttaaatattttataacaaatgaagaaaccagTAAGATTGTCCAGCATTACATAAAAGTGGCTAATCTTCTGCACTCTTGGTCTCTTAATGTGATTGTCAGGAATTCCTGTGTGATGAAGgtggatgggatgaggagggtcACAGGTGTGTGACTGTCACTCACTGGGTGAATTGATTTAGCATGTGGTGTGAGGCCTTGGTACAGATATCCATTTCAGACCTGCAATATAGTAATACTTTCTATATTTTTAGATAACTACAAGGTTTCTAATTATAGAGACTGTAACTGCTTATCTCACAGTTTATGTTAACCCAGTCTTCCCTAAGAAGCAGGGGAGATCTTTGCATGATCGATCCTAAATACAACAAAAATGACTGTTTTGATTACAATGACTCCTAATCTGAAGCTGCACCATGCAAGCAATTGCTTttgtataaattcatttttatagcttTGTAATTCATTTAGAATGTAGCCATTTGTTGCTTTCACACTCAATTTTTTATTCCCCTGATTTTAGATCACGATCTACCCTCTGTATCTCAGccctttaataatatttttagatCATTTTATAATCTTTCAAAACTCACGTATTCactgcaattttaaaaaagtggTAACTACTGTTCTATGTACAATTAAGGAAACTGTTTTGGTAAAAAGATTTAACATACTAAAtagcagtaacaggcaaatttggccttggagtacagaatgaaccagggcaaaggttaatagagttctgccaagagaacacatagcaaacaccctcttccaacaacacaaaagaagactctacacatggacatcaccagatggtcaacaccaaaatcagatggattatattctttgcagccaaagatggagaagctctatacagtcagcaaaaacgagaccaggaactgactgtggctcggatcatgaactccttgttgccaaattcagacttaaattgtagaaagtggggaaaaccactagaccattcaggtatgacctaaattaaatcccttatgactatacagtggaagtgagaaatagatttaagggactagatctgataggcagagtgcctgattaactatggatggaagttcgtgacattgtacaggagacaggaatcaagaccatccccaagaaaaagaaatgcaaaaaagcaaaatgactgtctgaggaggccttacaaatagctcctcagtgatcaatgcaaagaaatagaggaaagcaatagaatggcaaagactagagatctcttcatgaaaattagagataccaagagaacatttcatgcaaagtgaaactgaagtagctcagttgtgtccaactctttgtgatcccatggagtatagcctaccacgctcctccatccatgggattttccaggcaagagtactggggtgggttgccatttccttcttcagaggatcttcctgacccagggatcaaatctgggtctcccacattgtaggcagatgctttaccatctgaaccaccagggaagcctgcaaagatgagttcaataaaggacagaaaaggtatggacctaacagaagcagaagatattaagaagaggtggcaagaatacacagaactatacaaaaaagatcttcatgacccagataatcataatggtgtgatcactcacactcaattagagccagacatcctgaaatgtgaagtcaagtggaccttaggaagcatcactacaaacaaagctagtggaggtgatggaattccagttgagctatttcaaattctaaaagatgatgctctgaaagtgctgcactcaatatgccagcaaatttggaaaactcagagtggccacaggactggaaaaggtccgttttcattctaatcccaaagaaaggcaatgccaaagaatgttcaaactaccgcacaattgcactcatctcacatgctagtaaagtaatgctcaaaattctccaaaccaggcttcagcaacatgtgaaccatgaacttccaaatgttaaagctggtttaagaaaaggcagaggaaccagagatcaaattgccaacatctgctggatcatcgaaaaagcaagagagttccagaaaaacatctatttctgctttattgactatgccaaagcctttgactgtgtggatcaccataaactgtggaaaattctgaaagagatgggaataccagaccacctgacctgcctcttccaaaaccggtatgcaggtcaggaagcaacagttagaactggacatggaacaacagactggttccaaataggaaaaggggtacatcaaggctgtatattgtcaccctgcttatttaacttctatgcagagtacataatgagaaatgctgggctggaagaagcacaagctggaatcaagactgcagggagaaatctcaataacctcagatatacagatgacaccacccttatggcagaaagtgaagaactaaagcacctcttgatgaaagtgaaagaggagagtgaaaaagttggcttaaagctcaacattcagaaaactaagatcatggcatctggtcccatcacttcatggcaaacagatggggaaagagtgcaAACAGTCgctgactttattttatggggctccaaaatcactgcagatggtgactgcagccatgaaattaaaagacgcttactccttggaaggaaagttatgaccaacctagacagcatgttaaaatgcagagacattactttgccaacaaaagtccgtctagtcaaggctatgatttttccagtggtcatgtatggatgtgagagttggactataaagaaagctgagagttgaagaattgatgcttttgaactgtggtgttggagaagactcttgagagtcccttggactgcaaggagatcccaccagtccattctaaaggagatcagtcctgggtgttcattggaaggagtgatgctgaagctgaaactccaatactttggccacctgatgcgaagagctgactcatttgaaaagaccctgaagctgggaaagactgaaggcaggaggagaaagggatgacagaggatgagatggttggatggcatcaccgactcaatggacatgagtttgcataaactctgggagttggtgatggacagggaggcctggcgtgctgcagttcatggagtggcaaagagtcagacatgtctgagtgactgaactgaaatagcatAGAATGTAGGGTTTGTGGGCTTCagaaaatttatgtttattaatAATTTGATTGCCATTCATCCCTAAATCTGACGTGTCCCCAGGTAAAAAGTACCAATCCctatccctgctgctgctcctaagtcgcttcagttgtgtccaactctctgcaaccccatagacggcagccaccaggctcccctgtccctgggtttctccaggcaagaacactggagtgggttgccattgccttctccggatcccTATCCCTAATTCTTCATAAATCTGAAAGCTGCCCAGGTCTCAACTAAGGGTCTGGAGACTCCAGGACTGGTCAGGGAGTTGATGGACTTCATACACCACTTTATGCTTGATATTTGATTATCCTGAATTCTTAATTAAAGCTAATAATCCAATATGTTATTATTTCCTTCAATTCCTCCTACTTCATttgtatatacattataaaattaaaaaattgataatGACGCTTGCTTTCTAGCAGGAGGGTCCTGTGAAATCTCAGAGATGTGAAATCTTGGGGTGGCCATTTGAGACCGGAATTCCAGAGACCATGCAGAGACAAACTAAGTGTATTTCCCACTTTCCTCCTTCCAGGTTAATCTTTTCTTCAGAAAAGTCCTTTTTTGAGTTGAGGTTTTCACTTTAggtctaaaaataatttatattctcacttctttttttttctttttaaaattaaaagatctaAGCAGATCAATGCCCAGAACTAGACAATCTTCCAATTTTTAAATCCTTTAGCATGCTGCTATCACCTAAGTTTTGTTCAGGCgataaatattcattttagtATTAAGCACATGGCAACAGTGTATCTTATTGAGAAAGTACACCTTCTAAAATAAATCATGCTATATTATAAAGCTAAATAATTTAGAGTTTCCTGCATTCTCTCTGTAGTTATTCCTCTCCAATAACTACAGCAACGTAATGGAGAGAAGCTTGTATTAATAACAAAGTAGCTTCATCTGTTAAAAGCTTTATTCCACAAACATGAGTGCCTACTGTGTTGTTCTAGTGTTGAAAATAGTACAGAAAAGCAGCAGAcaaaatccctgccctcatggagtttacattctagtcCTTGAGGCCAAGGTAACACACCATACAGTGAATTGCTTATTATGATAACCCTCTTCCGTAGAGAAACTGTTGCAACTACATTCAAAGAAGCATTTTTTTAAGCTAAATGATCTATTAGACTGCATAGTGATTCAACATCTTATCCTCAGATATAAGGAGGGTCCATGCTGACCCTcacagaaaatgagaaatattaaAACACAAGTCAGTCACTCAAATATTTCCTAAGTGCAGACATTGAGGGCATGGAAATAGAGGGAAGCTCTATGCTCCAGCTATTTCCAGTCTGGTGGAAGAGACAGAGGTGTGATATTGACAATCACACATGTGGGTAAGTACACAAAGAACCCCAAGGGAATAGAGACATCCTGCCTAGCCAGAGAGAAAGGGGTGGAACATGGGTAGGGAATCGGGAAAGGTGTTCTGAAAAAGTTAAGCTTAAATTGAGTCTGGAGGAGTGTGCAGGCATAATCAGGTAAAACAGGCAGGGGATCTTCTGGcaacccagtggttaggacctggTGATTTtactgccaggggcctgggtttgatccctggtcagggaactaagatcccacaagccacgtggcacagccaaaaataaataaaaacagaataggAAGATATATCAGACAAAGGAATGAGTGTTAGCAGAAGACAAAGAACAGTATCAACTATGAAATGCAGGTAACTTGGGAAATGGTATGATTTGGGTTAGATAACTagtagggaagcctggcctgctgcagtccacagggtcacaaagagttggactcgactgaacaACTAGTAAAAGTGGCTGGATAGCTAAGAAGGGGCTGGATCTATCAAGTAAAGGCTTAATGATCAGGTTTTCATTTTAGAAGGATTATCTTCCATCATTATGGAAGGTAGCTTTGAACAAGAAGAATGGAAGTGGGGAGGCCAAATTTGAGGTCGCTATAATAATATGACAAAAAATAAAGCTCTGAAGTGGAATAGTTGTAACTGTGAGAACCTGAGATACATTGATGAGGCAGAGTTGATAGAAAATGATGGCTGATAGATTATATCTGAGGGCAATGGGTAAATGTTGAAAACTGGCACTGACACCAAAACTTCTTAaccttattttcatatttaataataTCATACTTCTAGAACTATATAAATATGTCATTATATTCCTCAGCCAGGAGTCTCCTCTAGTTGATAGTTCAGGGAGATCTTTAGTACTTATTTACCTGCATATAAAGTAAACATCTATCCTTTTAATATTCCTGGATTATAAGTTTTACCATATATGGTCAACTCTTTATCTATCTCTGGGCCATCATGCAATAGACGCTCTGTGTTAGCATGGTCgattttatacatatacacatatgtgtgtgtctctgtgtgtgtatacatacacatatatatactttcaCATGAAATATTTGAATGTTTGGCTTATGCAAATAAACATGCAAGCCAAATTTTGTTCTGAAATTTTGTTTCACATATATATTAATTCAGTGAGGGTTTAAGAAAGGGCACTGTACAATCTCCAAGTAGCGAAAACAAAGCCACAGTGCGTGATCTGGTAACATGAACAGAAATTTATAAACATTCAAATAGAGCTAAGGCATATGAACAGTCTCTAAAAACCTTAATTTAAGTGAAAGCTCATCTGTATGATGAGAATCAATCAATCTTACTCCCATTAAGGAATTTTTTTGGTGGAGATTTGGCTATCAAGTAGCACTTTATAGTATAAACTGCATATACAGAACCTTGAGGTGGTTCATCCTAGTCAACGCATGTACTGTTTTTTAATTACCTGGATTTTAACACCCTATGGTAGAGTTCACCTGTTTCCTATTTGAGAGCAGtactttctgtttctccttcGTAAGAGACCTAAATAAAGCAGGTCAAGGCTACCGAATCCCAAGGTGTCTCTTACCTCAGCGTGGTTCTTCACATAACAGGGTTTGCACACAGGCTTGTCATTGACCATCACATATATTTCCCCAGCTAGGATGTTGTCACAGTCAAAGCAGCAGAAGTGTTTCAGATGCCAGTTTTGGTTTTCTGCCTGGGTATACTCGTTACTGAATATCAGCTAGGAAGAGGATAAAAATAAGATCAatcatgttttttcctttttgcttcaaATGACCAAGCTAGGTTCTTTAGACAACAGATTTAGATCCACAAGGAACATCAGTCTACTTTCAGGGGCTTGAAGTCTGAGGATAACCTAAAGCTTGAACTTGGATGATTACTTGGTTTAGTTCAAATCAATGTTTTAGGTATCTGGACAGTCTTCATTTGTCAACACAATTAACATGGGCATTCAGAATGACTGAAATGTTTTTTTCATTCAACTTCTTTGGATGTAAATAAAGCACACAATACTGGCTTAATTCATTCTGCTTTCTTGCTAAGGGAGGCCTGGTTAGCATGGTGAGGGAACCATAGGAAGACGCAAAAGGGAGCCTGCATGCGGGTGGCCCTAGAGAACATACCTCATCACAGCCAGCACACCGGGGTTTCTCACTGTCACAGTAATGTCTGCCACAGTACAGCTTGCCATTCTTCCAGAAATAAATCATGTCAACCAGGAGTTCATGGCAGGTACTGCAGACGAAACAAGCTGGGTGCCACAGTTTATCGTATCCGGCCCTTTCAGCATAGATGGCTGGGTCTCCCTCCTTCATACTCAGTTTGCAGCAGTAGCAGGACTGAAAGGGAAACCAGCCAAAACAATCTAGTCATCCAAGACCGGCGCGTCTCATCAACAGTTCCAGTAGAATTCAGAGAAACCACTTCCAAGAGAAATAATTTCTACTGAAATTAGTAATTTGTCCATATAGGCAGTATGGTGTTAGTATTTGTGAAAAGGAATCTCTTGGCTTTCTCTAGGTTCTCCAAATGTAATTCTTGCATCCAATATGTAACAGAGCACTGTTTACTGAATCAAAGTTGCTTATGGAAAAAGGCTAATAGTAATTTTCACTTCAGTTTTAAGTAGTTCTCTCAAAAATGATTACCTTAAAActtattctatcattttttttttctgttttgttttaatacagGACTAAGCCTGGTTGGTTGATGTGCTAACAGGATCTATGAGAAATACATAACAGTAAGTTTAGTTCTTATTTTTGGTTCATCTGTGTCACAATTTTCTTCTACTTTCAAGGCATAAAAATGACTTCAATTTCCCTGTCTtaggagacattttttttttttttccattttattttatttatttttttttcttaattttttttaaattttattttatttttaaactttacataactgtattagttttgccaaatatcaaaatgaatccaccacaggtatacatgtgttccccatcctgaaccctcctccctcctccctccccattccatccctctgggtcgtcccagtgcaccagccccaagcatccagtatcgtgcatcgaacctggactggcaactcatttcatacatgatattttacatgtttcaatgccattctcccaaatcttcccaccctctccctctcccacagagtccataagacatttttaaaaagtatgattgACTATATATCCAcatgttgaagtttgaatttTATGCATGTTCACACGAGCAAAACCGAATTAACCTAagcatatattattatttatgggAAGAGAGAAACAATTAACACCAAAATTATGTTTAGAAACAGATTCTAGATTGTATGTTTTATTCCAGCATGACACCATGTTAACTGCTGTGTACACATAACACTTGTAATTATCTTTGGCAACAGATAATCAGAAAACTTGGCTTTAGACCAAGGTTTCAAACATGATACATGATAATTCTCTAAAATAAGCCTAAACTGAAATTATAACTCAATTTACTTCCCTCATCTACGGGATCCCTTCTGGAAACAGAGGAATGCAACTTCCCCCaccagtctcccacatttcaaagaaatggaatgaaCCTGTAAAATGTACCAAATGGGCTAACATCATGACTGCTTTACTTACATACTGAGTTCTTTTGTGCTCCGCTGATTTGTCCTCCATGGCCCCCACTGCTGTCGTGGTGCTTCTGTCCCCTCCAGGAATGTACACTTTGTTGGGGCCTTGAGTGTTCATGTCACGGGGGAGTTTGACATCTCCTACTCCCAGAGCCTCACTCTTGTATTTCTTCACAAACTGCTCCATCTCCTTCACCTCTTTGGGAGATAACTCGTGGCATTTTGAAGGGTCCTGGTCATGGGCAGGGAGTTGCTTTGCCAACTGCTTCTTCCGGTACTGTGCCCCCTCTGAGCCTGCCACCGGCTGCTTCTCTTTGGGCAGCATTTGCATGTACTGCCTGGCCTAGACCACAAAGGAGACCAGTGTTAACTGGGAGATGCCTTGGCCATCAGACAAACGATACTGTATAACACTCATTGGAATCAAATTACTGAATAATTCAGTTTCATCCATTATTAACAATTGATCTTCATAATACAAGTTATCTTGAGatgttaatatattaaaaaacacattaaaaac encodes the following:
- the TES gene encoding testin, whose protein sequence is MDLEAKVKKMGLGHEQGFGAPCLKCKEKCEGFELHFWRKICRNCKCGQEEHDVLLSNEEDRKVGKLFEDTKYTTLIAKLKSDGIPMYKRNVMILTNPVAAKKNVSINTVTYEWAPPVQNQALARQYMQMLPKEKQPVAGSEGAQYRKKQLAKQLPAHDQDPSKCHELSPKEVKEMEQFVKKYKSEALGVGDVKLPRDMNTQGPNKVYIPGGDRSTTTAVGAMEDKSAEHKRTQYSCYCCKLSMKEGDPAIYAERAGYDKLWHPACFVCSTCHELLVDMIYFWKNGKLYCGRHYCDSEKPRCAGCDELIFSNEYTQAENQNWHLKHFCCFDCDNILAGEIYVMVNDKPVCKPCYVKNHAEVCQGCHNAIDPEVQRVTYNNFSWHASTECFLCSCCSKCLIGQKFMPVEGMVFCSVECKKMMS